A single window of Flavobacteriales bacterium DNA harbors:
- a CDS encoding N-acetyltransferase produces MSETKEYLCHESSYVDDGCSIGEGTRIWHFSHIMKDCVIGKNCNIGQNVVVSPGVVLGNNVKIQNNVSIYTGVICEDDVFLGPSMVFTNVINPRSAVVRKNEYRKTIVRKGASIGANATIICGHELGEYCFIGAGAVVSKPVKAYALMVGNPARRAGWMSEYGHRLLFNESGEATCPESGEVYILENDNVRKK; encoded by the coding sequence ATGTCTGAGACAAAAGAATACCTGTGCCATGAATCGTCTTATGTAGACGATGGCTGCTCTATCGGAGAAGGCACCCGCATCTGGCACTTCAGCCACATCATGAAGGATTGTGTGATCGGAAAGAATTGCAACATCGGCCAGAATGTGGTGGTGTCCCCGGGCGTCGTCCTGGGAAACAATGTGAAGATCCAGAACAACGTGTCGATATACACCGGCGTGATCTGCGAAGATGACGTGTTCCTGGGACCTTCCATGGTTTTTACAAATGTCATTAACCCGCGCAGTGCGGTCGTACGCAAAAATGAATATCGCAAAACCATCGTCCGCAAAGGCGCAAGCATCGGCGCCAATGCAACCATCATCTGCGGTCACGAACTGGGTGAATACTGCTTCATCGGAGCAGGCGCCGTCGTGTCCAAACCGGTGAAGGCTTATGCCCTGATGGTGGGAAACCCGGCACGCCGTGCAGGGTGGATGAGTGAATATGGCCACCGCCTTTTGTTCAATGAATCAGGAGAAGCTACGTGTCCCGAGAGCGGTGAAGTTTACATATTGGAAAATGATAACGTCAGAAAAAAATGA
- the folE gene encoding GTP cyclohydrolase I FolE gives MSEDKRPPYNDPEESIGFERLYKYNEQIISRLSDHYRDIIECVGEDPEREGLKKTPERVSRAMQFLTHGYDLDPASILRSAMFQEDYKQMVLVKDIELYSLCEHHMLPFFGKAHVAYIPNGHIVGLSKIPRVVDAYARRLQVQERMTYEIRDCLQDTLSPLGVAVVIEASHLCMQMRGIQKQNSVTTTSAFTGEFLNETTRKEFISLISAKLS, from the coding sequence ATGAGTGAAGACAAGCGTCCACCTTACAACGACCCGGAAGAAAGCATCGGCTTTGAACGGTTGTACAAATACAACGAACAGATCATCTCAAGACTTTCCGATCATTACCGCGATATCATCGAATGTGTGGGAGAAGATCCGGAACGGGAAGGCTTAAAGAAAACCCCCGAACGGGTATCCAGGGCCATGCAGTTTCTGACCCACGGATACGACCTGGATCCGGCGTCTATCCTTCGCTCGGCCATGTTCCAGGAAGACTACAAGCAAATGGTGCTTGTGAAGGATATTGAACTGTATTCCCTGTGCGAACATCACATGCTTCCGTTTTTCGGGAAAGCGCATGTGGCCTACATCCCGAATGGCCACATTGTCGGGCTCAGCAAGATCCCCCGCGTCGTGGATGCGTATGCACGCCGCCTGCAGGTGCAGGAAAGGATGACGTATGAGATCCGCGACTGCCTGCAGGATACGCTCAGTCCGCTGGGTGTTGCCGTGGTGATCGAAGCATCTCATTTGTGCATGCAAATGCGCGGCATCCAGAAACAGAATTCCGTAACGACCACCTCCGCCTTTACGGGAGAATTCCTGAACGAGACCACACGCAAGGAATTCATCAGCCTGATCTCCGCCAAACTCAGTTAA
- the fabD gene encoding ACP S-malonyltransferase, whose amino-acid sequence MKAYVFPGQGAQFPGMGKDLYEGSAEAKDLFEKANDILGFRITDVMFEGTDEELRQTKVTQPAIFLHSVVLAQVLGDQFKPDMVAGHSLGEFSALVANKTLTFEDGLKLVLQRALAMQKACEARPSTMAAILGLEDEVVEKVCADIDEVVVAANYNCPGQLVISGSMEGISQACDKLKEAGAKRALPLPVGGAFHSPLMEPARQELEAAIASTTFNNPICPVYQNVTASAVRNPDDIRKNLVAQLTAPVKWTQTVRRMLADGASSFIEVGPGKVLQGLVKKVDKDVEALSAIAPWVVQG is encoded by the coding sequence ATGAAAGCATACGTATTTCCAGGGCAAGGCGCCCAGTTTCCCGGCATGGGTAAAGACCTTTATGAAGGATCGGCAGAAGCGAAGGATTTGTTTGAAAAAGCCAATGACATCCTCGGATTCCGCATTACCGACGTGATGTTTGAAGGAACGGATGAGGAACTCCGTCAGACGAAAGTTACCCAACCGGCCATTTTCCTGCACTCTGTTGTACTGGCACAGGTATTGGGTGATCAATTCAAACCTGATATGGTGGCCGGCCATTCACTGGGTGAATTCTCAGCCTTGGTGGCCAATAAAACTTTGACATTTGAAGATGGACTGAAACTGGTTTTGCAACGTGCTTTGGCCATGCAGAAAGCCTGCGAGGCTCGCCCTTCAACCATGGCCGCCATCCTGGGACTGGAAGACGAAGTGGTGGAAAAGGTATGTGCGGATATTGATGAGGTTGTTGTTGCAGCCAACTACAACTGTCCCGGACAGCTGGTGATCTCCGGTTCAATGGAGGGAATCTCACAAGCTTGCGACAAACTGAAGGAAGCGGGTGCCAAGCGGGCGCTACCGTTACCGGTAGGCGGTGCCTTCCACAGTCCGCTCATGGAACCTGCACGCCAGGAGCTTGAAGCTGCAATTGCATCCACAACATTCAACAATCCCATTTGTCCGGTATATCAGAACGTGACTGCCAGCGCTGTGCGCAATCCGGATGATATACGTAAAAACCTGGTGGCCCAGTTAACCGCCCCGGTAAAATGGACGCAAACGGTTCGCCGGATGTTGGCCGATGGCGCAAGCAGTTTCATTGAGGTAGGTCCCGGGAAAGTTCTTCAGGGATTGGTAAAGAAAGTCGACAAGGACGTGGAGGCCTTAAGCGCCATCGCCCCCTGGGTGGTACAAGGATGA
- the rfbB gene encoding dTDP-glucose 4,6-dehydratase — protein sequence MADSKNILVTGGAGFIGSHVVRRLVTRYSGYKVVNLDALTYAGNLQNLTDVEDASNYAFVKGNILDTALLEDLFTEYRFDGIIHLAAESHVDRSISDPLAFLHTNVLGTVNLLNAARTHWAEKYEGKRFYHISTDEVYGSLGAEGFFTEETPYDPRSPYSASKASSDHFVRAYHHTYGIPVVVSNCSNNYGSHQFPEKLIPLAIHRIRENNPIPVYGKGENIRDWLFVEDHAAAIDLIYHQGKTGETYNIGGQNEWRNIDLIRLLCSIMDRKLGRTEGTSEQLIGFVKDRAGHDQRYAIDADKLCKELGWAPSVTFEQGLEKTVDWYLDNETWLNDVTTGAYQSYYQEQYGN from the coding sequence ATGGCAGATAGCAAAAACATACTCGTAACCGGTGGTGCAGGTTTTATCGGATCACATGTGGTGCGCCGGCTGGTAACCCGATATTCCGGTTATAAAGTGGTGAACCTGGACGCACTTACGTATGCAGGAAATCTGCAAAACCTGACCGATGTTGAGGATGCGTCCAATTATGCTTTTGTCAAAGGCAACATCCTCGATACCGCACTTCTGGAAGATCTGTTTACCGAATATCGCTTCGATGGGATCATCCACCTCGCTGCCGAATCGCATGTAGATCGTTCCATCTCCGATCCGCTGGCATTCCTGCATACCAATGTATTGGGTACTGTGAATCTGCTGAATGCAGCACGCACCCATTGGGCGGAAAAATATGAAGGTAAGCGATTCTACCACATCTCCACCGATGAGGTGTATGGCTCACTTGGGGCAGAAGGGTTCTTTACCGAGGAGACGCCCTATGATCCCCGCAGTCCGTACTCAGCATCAAAAGCCAGCTCGGATCATTTTGTCCGGGCCTACCATCATACCTATGGGATACCGGTGGTTGTTTCCAACTGTTCCAACAACTACGGTTCTCATCAATTTCCTGAAAAACTCATCCCCCTGGCCATCCACAGGATCAGAGAGAACAACCCCATCCCCGTTTACGGGAAGGGAGAGAATATACGCGACTGGCTTTTTGTGGAAGACCATGCGGCTGCCATCGATCTTATCTATCACCAGGGTAAAACCGGTGAAACGTATAACATAGGCGGCCAAAACGAATGGCGTAACATCGACCTGATCCGTTTACTCTGTAGCATCATGGATCGCAAGCTGGGCCGGACGGAAGGTACATCCGAACAACTCATCGGGTTTGTAAAAGACCGCGCCGGCCACGATCAGCGTTATGCTATCGATGCTGACAAGCTTTGCAAAGAGCTGGGCTGGGCACCAAGCGTTACATTCGAACAGGGATTGGAGAAAACCGTGGATTGGTATCTCGACAATGAAACATGGCTGAATGATGTCACCACAGGTGCCTATCAAAGCTATTATCAGGAACAGTATGGGAATTGA
- a CDS encoding SDR family oxidoreductase, which produces MSEGRKKRVLITGAAGFIGSHLSDRFLADGMHVIGMDNLLTGNIRNIEHLFPHPNFEYYHHDVSKFVHVPGDLDYILHFASPASPIDYLKMPIQTLKVGSLGTHNLLGLAKAKKARMLIASTSEVYGDPEVHPQPEEYWGHVNPVGPRGVYDEAKRFQEAITMAYHTFHNLEVRIVRIFNTYGPRMRLNDGRALPAFMAQALRGEDLTVFGDGSQTRSFCYVDDLVEGIVRLLMSDYPKPVNIGNPQEITIREFAEEVLKLTDGKSKLIHKDLPVDDPKQRQPDITKAREILGWEPKIGRAEGLKKTLEYFLTLPEFAVKHV; this is translated from the coding sequence ATGAGTGAAGGCAGGAAAAAACGTGTATTGATAACAGGTGCCGCCGGCTTTATCGGTTCTCACCTGAGTGACCGCTTTCTGGCAGATGGCATGCACGTAATCGGGATGGATAACCTCCTCACCGGAAACATCCGCAACATCGAACACCTCTTCCCGCACCCGAATTTTGAGTACTATCACCACGATGTGAGCAAGTTCGTGCACGTGCCGGGAGACCTCGATTATATCCTGCATTTCGCATCCCCCGCCAGCCCGATCGATTACCTCAAAATGCCCATCCAAACCCTGAAGGTTGGTTCACTCGGCACACATAACCTGCTCGGACTGGCAAAAGCCAAAAAGGCACGCATGCTCATCGCCTCCACCTCTGAAGTGTATGGCGATCCCGAAGTTCATCCCCAGCCCGAAGAATACTGGGGGCACGTGAACCCCGTGGGCCCGCGCGGCGTTTACGACGAAGCCAAACGATTTCAGGAAGCCATCACCATGGCCTACCATACGTTCCACAACCTCGAGGTACGCATCGTGAGGATATTCAATACCTACGGTCCGCGCATGCGCCTGAACGACGGCCGCGCCCTTCCCGCCTTCATGGCCCAGGCCCTTCGCGGAGAAGACCTGACCGTATTCGGTGACGGATCACAAACGCGCTCCTTCTGCTATGTAGACGACCTGGTGGAAGGCATCGTGCGCCTGCTCATGAGCGACTATCCCAAACCGGTGAACATCGGCAACCCGCAGGAGATCACCATCAGGGAGTTTGCCGAAGAGGTGCTGAAACTGACCGACGGTAAAAGCAAACTGATTCATAAAGACCTCCCCGTAGACGATCCCAAGCAGCGTCAGCCCGATATTACCAAGGCAAGGGAGATCCTGGGATGGGAACCGAAGATCGGCCGTGCAGAAGGATTGAAAAAGACCCTCGAATATTTCCTTACGTTACCTGAATTTGCTGTTAAACATGTCTGA
- a CDS encoding nucleotide sugar dehydrogenase, producing MLNDLIEKKAPLAVIGLGYVGLPIALEFAKKIRVVGFDINAKRVEMMRNGEDPSQELESSDFEGTDILFTANPDDLKDVKFFIVAVPTPINIHNQPDLKPLLGASSTIGKVLKKGDVVVYESTVYPGCTEEDCVPVLEQESGLKFGTDFKIGYSPERINPGDKEHTITRITKVVSGSDAETLDLVAAVYEIIVEAGVHKAATIKVAEAAKIIENTQRDVNIALMNELSIIFSRMGINTFDVLEAAGTKWNFLRFFPGLVGGHCIGVDPYYLTYKAEELGYHARIINSGRYVNDSMGFYVAKQTVKRLTTLGITAGKAKVLVMGATFKENVSDIRNSKVADVINEFKTYGVHVDVVDPHASSEELEEEYGFPLVPEAKGPYHAIVVAVSHTDYVNMKEADFKKLLADDGLIVDLKGLYRNKINNLNYWSL from the coding sequence ATGCTAAATGATCTGATTGAAAAAAAGGCGCCGCTGGCAGTCATCGGGCTGGGATATGTAGGACTTCCCATCGCCCTCGAATTCGCTAAAAAAATCCGTGTGGTCGGCTTTGACATCAACGCCAAACGCGTGGAGATGATGAGGAACGGAGAAGACCCGAGCCAGGAACTGGAATCATCTGACTTCGAAGGCACCGATATCCTTTTCACCGCTAACCCGGATGACCTGAAGGATGTGAAATTCTTCATCGTGGCTGTTCCAACGCCCATCAACATACACAATCAACCCGATCTGAAACCCCTGCTGGGTGCATCTTCTACCATCGGGAAGGTACTCAAGAAAGGTGATGTGGTGGTGTACGAATCCACAGTTTACCCCGGTTGTACCGAGGAAGATTGCGTGCCTGTGCTGGAGCAGGAATCCGGACTCAAATTCGGTACCGATTTCAAAATCGGATACAGCCCTGAACGTATCAATCCGGGCGACAAGGAACATACCATCACCCGGATCACCAAAGTGGTTTCCGGCAGCGATGCGGAGACCCTTGACCTGGTGGCCGCCGTTTATGAGATCATTGTCGAAGCCGGTGTACACAAAGCCGCTACCATCAAAGTAGCAGAAGCTGCCAAGATCATTGAGAATACCCAGCGTGACGTGAACATCGCCCTGATGAATGAGCTGTCCATTATCTTCTCAAGGATGGGCATCAATACATTCGACGTGCTCGAAGCCGCCGGAACCAAATGGAACTTCCTGCGCTTTTTCCCCGGACTGGTGGGCGGACACTGCATCGGCGTTGATCCCTACTACCTGACCTACAAAGCGGAAGAACTCGGATATCATGCCCGCATCATCAATTCAGGTCGCTATGTGAATGATTCCATGGGTTTTTATGTGGCCAAGCAAACCGTGAAAAGACTCACCACACTGGGCATTACCGCCGGCAAGGCGAAGGTACTGGTGATGGGTGCTACCTTCAAAGAGAATGTAAGCGACATCCGTAACTCTAAGGTAGCCGACGTGATCAATGAATTCAAAACGTACGGTGTACACGTGGACGTGGTGGACCCGCATGCTTCTTCGGAAGAGCTCGAAGAGGAATACGGCTTCCCGCTCGTACCGGAAGCAAAAGGCCCATACCATGCCATCGTGGTGGCGGTGAGCCATACCGACTATGTGAACATGAAGGAAGCGGATTTCAAAAAACTACTTGCTGACGACGGATTGATTGTGGATCTGAAGGGACTGTACCGTAACAAGATCAACAACCTCAATTACTGGAGTCTGTAA
- the galE gene encoding UDP-glucose 4-epimerase GalE, which produces MHQTGHIVVTGGMGYIGSHTTVELLQKGYRVTILDNLSTSSVIALDGIEKITGIRPEFRQVELCDVAALKLEWEHLPQVDAVIHFAAKKAVGESVRNPLLYYSNNLVSLLNVLRMMQEHQVPNIVFSSSCTVYGIPEMLPVTEASSANRAESPYGRTKVICEEMLRDAAAAGSASVLSLRYFNPIGAHSSGFIGELPPEEPENLLPYLTQTADGTRPFLRIFGGDYPTNDGTCVRDYIHVEDLAKAHVAGLHRLQSRDASLGFEAINIGTGRGYSVLEVVAAFEKATGKKVNYQIVDRRPGDVPAIWADTSLASKKLNWKAELGLDEMLASSWKWQQELTKLSVINGR; this is translated from the coding sequence ATGCACCAAACCGGACACATCGTGGTTACCGGTGGCATGGGATATATTGGGTCCCATACCACGGTTGAACTGCTGCAGAAGGGATACCGGGTTACCATCCTGGATAATTTGTCCACTTCTTCCGTTATCGCCCTGGATGGAATTGAAAAGATCACCGGCATCAGGCCGGAATTCAGGCAGGTTGAATTGTGCGATGTGGCGGCTTTAAAATTGGAATGGGAACATCTCCCACAGGTAGATGCAGTCATTCATTTTGCGGCTAAGAAGGCAGTGGGTGAATCGGTTCGTAATCCGCTGCTCTATTATTCCAATAACCTGGTATCCCTATTGAATGTGTTGCGCATGATGCAGGAGCATCAGGTGCCGAATATCGTGTTCTCATCATCCTGCACCGTATACGGTATCCCCGAGATGTTACCGGTCACCGAGGCCTCCTCGGCCAACAGGGCCGAGTCACCCTACGGTCGTACCAAGGTGATATGCGAAGAAATGCTCCGGGATGCCGCCGCCGCCGGCTCCGCCAGTGTATTGTCATTGAGGTATTTTAACCCGATTGGTGCCCATTCTTCAGGTTTCATCGGTGAGTTACCGCCGGAGGAGCCGGAAAACCTCTTGCCATATCTTACGCAAACAGCAGATGGTACAAGACCCTTTCTGCGTATTTTTGGCGGAGATTATCCCACCAATGACGGGACCTGTGTACGGGATTATATTCATGTGGAAGATCTGGCCAAAGCGCATGTTGCCGGTCTGCATAGGTTACAGTCAAGAGATGCTTCCCTGGGGTTTGAAGCCATTAATATTGGAACGGGAAGAGGGTATTCCGTACTCGAAGTGGTGGCTGCTTTTGAAAAGGCAACCGGAAAAAAAGTAAATTACCAAATTGTAGACAGAAGACCGGGTGATGTGCCGGCCATCTGGGCTGATACTTCACTGGCGTCCAAAAAACTGAACTGGAAAGCAGAACTTGGTTTGGATGAGATGCTGGCCTCCTCATGGAAATGGCAGCAGGAGCTAACCAAATTAAGTGTGATCAATGGCAGATAG
- a CDS encoding SDR family oxidoreductase, producing MGIEARTTSRSAYHPGTLDNLSFLVTGGAGFIGSHIVAYLLANGAREVRVLDNLCTGYINNLSDFSQHPAFRFMEGDIRNIDICREACKGVDYVLHQAALGSVPRSVNDPQTTHDVNVNGFMNVLIASRESGVKRMVYASSSSVYGNSEKLPKQENSIGFPLSPYAVSKRVNEVYADAFAVSYGMELVGLRYFNVFGPRQSPEGPYAAVIPVFMNALSRNEAPFINGDGLQTRDFTYVDNAVQANIKALFARHLEGPGHVFNIAVGESVTIRDVFDFISKLLGKNMSPQYRAKRQADVRHSLADISRARQALGYEPEVSFMEGLKTTVQALHSEKVS from the coding sequence ATGGGAATTGAAGCCAGGACAACCAGCAGAAGTGCCTATCACCCGGGTACGCTTGACAACCTCTCCTTCCTCGTAACCGGAGGCGCAGGTTTTATCGGATCCCACATCGTGGCCTATCTGTTGGCCAATGGTGCCAGGGAAGTGAGGGTGCTTGACAACCTATGTACCGGGTACATAAACAACTTGTCCGACTTTTCTCAGCATCCTGCATTCCGCTTCATGGAGGGAGATATCCGTAACATAGATATTTGCAGGGAGGCATGCAAAGGAGTGGATTACGTGTTGCACCAGGCAGCATTGGGATCCGTTCCCCGTTCAGTCAACGATCCTCAGACCACCCATGATGTGAATGTGAACGGATTCATGAATGTGCTCATCGCAAGCCGTGAGTCGGGTGTGAAACGTATGGTATATGCCAGTTCATCTTCTGTGTACGGTAACAGCGAAAAATTACCCAAACAGGAAAACTCTATCGGCTTTCCGCTTTCTCCCTATGCCGTATCGAAGCGCGTCAATGAAGTATATGCCGACGCTTTTGCCGTAAGCTATGGCATGGAACTGGTCGGCCTGAGGTATTTCAACGTGTTCGGTCCGCGTCAGAGTCCGGAAGGACCCTATGCCGCCGTGATCCCTGTGTTCATGAATGCATTGTCAAGAAATGAAGCGCCTTTCATCAACGGAGATGGCCTGCAAACCCGCGACTTTACTTATGTGGATAATGCAGTGCAGGCCAACATCAAAGCTCTGTTCGCCCGCCACCTGGAGGGCCCGGGGCACGTGTTCAATATCGCCGTGGGTGAAAGCGTAACCATTCGTGATGTGTTCGACTTCATCAGTAAATTGCTTGGGAAGAACATGTCGCCCCAATACCGGGCCAAACGTCAGGCGGATGTCAGGCATTCCCTCGCAGATATTTCCAGGGCCAGACAGGCGTTGGGTTATGAACCGGAGGTGTCTTTCATGGAAGGATTGAAAACGACGGTTCAGGCCCTGCATTCAGAAAAAGTTTCCTGA
- a CDS encoding capsular biosynthesis protein, with amino-acid sequence MKKFFGEKVKKEHFDFGILGTDIHSHFIPGIDDGAATMEDSVNMIAALHELGYNAVVTTPHVMSDYYRNTPEIIREGLAQVREELAQRNIPVHVDAAAEYYVDYEFDQSIGVHELLTFGDNYILIELPFTQVPENFHQTVFKLLGAGLRPILAHPERYAYYHTVDAICELKEKGLLLQINTVALTGHYGPVAKKIAAGLLDSGCVDFLGSDCHRLNHVDLLKSALDHPSLQKALSNQAFLNSSLYHPGGDGA; translated from the coding sequence TTGAAGAAATTTTTTGGAGAAAAAGTCAAAAAGGAACATTTTGACTTTGGCATCCTTGGAACCGATATCCATTCCCATTTCATTCCTGGTATTGATGACGGGGCCGCTACCATGGAAGATTCCGTCAATATGATTGCAGCCTTGCATGAACTGGGATACAACGCCGTTGTTACCACACCTCATGTTATGAGCGATTACTACCGCAATACGCCGGAGATCATTCGTGAAGGTCTCGCACAGGTCAGGGAGGAACTCGCTCAAAGAAACATACCGGTTCATGTGGATGCTGCGGCTGAATATTATGTCGACTACGAATTCGATCAATCCATCGGCGTACACGAACTCCTGACCTTCGGCGACAACTACATCCTGATCGAGTTGCCATTTACCCAGGTTCCGGAAAACTTTCACCAGACGGTATTCAAGTTGTTGGGGGCAGGCCTGAGGCCCATTTTGGCGCACCCCGAACGGTATGCATACTACCACACCGTGGATGCCATTTGTGAACTCAAGGAAAAAGGATTGCTGTTGCAGATCAACACCGTTGCCCTTACCGGACACTATGGGCCGGTTGCTAAAAAGATTGCAGCCGGCTTACTTGACAGCGGATGTGTGGATTTCCTTGGCAGTGATTGCCATCGCCTCAACCATGTAGACCTGCTGAAATCGGCCTTGGATCATCCGTCGCTACAAAAGGCGTTGTCGAATCAGGCCTTCCTCAATTCATCCTTGTACCACCCAGGGGGCGATGGCGCTTAA
- a CDS encoding Gfo/Idh/MocA family oxidoreductase, translating to MSTDHEKPISFAIVGCGHIGKRHAEMVRRNPHARLAGLCDVRPKETLNLNDDETPFFSDIEEMLKALPDVDVVNICTPNGLHADQAFIALQYNKHVVCEKPMGLSAAKCERVLSTALTKSRQVFCVMQNRYSPPSVWIKDVVEQGLLGDIYLVQLNCYWNRDERYYLPNGKQGWKGRKDLDGGTLYTQFSHFIDIMYWLFGDITDIRGTFADFTHSGTTDFEDSGAISFQFLNGGMGSLNYSTAVWDANFESSITIIGSKGTVKLGGQYMGNVDYCHIENYTMPKLDAPLPANDYGTYKGSAANHHFVIDNVIDTLRGKTSATTNALEGLKVVDIIERIYNLRDQVFTKRKEIQHAK from the coding sequence ATGAGTACAGACCATGAAAAACCCATTTCCTTCGCAATCGTAGGCTGCGGCCATATTGGCAAGCGCCACGCGGAAATGGTGAGAAGAAATCCGCACGCCAGACTGGCAGGATTATGCGATGTTCGGCCCAAAGAAACGCTGAACCTGAATGATGATGAAACCCCTTTCTTCAGCGACATCGAGGAGATGCTCAAGGCGCTTCCCGATGTAGACGTGGTGAACATCTGCACCCCCAACGGGTTGCATGCTGACCAGGCCTTCATTGCGCTGCAATACAACAAGCACGTGGTGTGTGAAAAACCCATGGGCCTGTCAGCCGCGAAATGCGAAAGGGTGCTATCAACAGCCCTTACGAAGTCACGACAGGTGTTCTGTGTGATGCAGAACCGCTACTCACCTCCGTCCGTGTGGATCAAGGATGTGGTGGAACAGGGCCTCCTCGGAGACATCTACCTCGTGCAGCTGAACTGCTACTGGAACCGCGACGAGAGGTACTACCTGCCCAACGGTAAGCAGGGCTGGAAGGGCCGCAAGGACCTCGATGGCGGAACACTGTACACCCAGTTCTCCCACTTCATCGATATCATGTACTGGCTCTTCGGCGATATCACCGATATCCGCGGAACCTTCGCCGACTTTACCCACAGCGGTACCACCGACTTCGAAGATTCCGGCGCCATCAGCTTCCAGTTTCTCAACGGTGGCATGGGATCCCTCAACTACTCAACCGCAGTATGGGACGCCAACTTCGAAAGCAGCATCACCATCATCGGTAGCAAAGGCACCGTGAAGCTGGGCGGACAGTACATGGGCAATGTGGACTACTGCCACATCGAAAACTACACCATGCCCAAACTGGATGCCCCGCTGCCGGCCAATGACTACGGCACATACAAAGGCTCCGCTGCCAACCACCATTTTGTGATCGATAACGTCATCGATACACTGCGTGGCAAAACTTCAGCAACCACCAATGCCCTCGAAGGACTGAAAGTGGTGGATATCATCGAACGTATTTATAACCTGCGTGACCAGGTGTTTACCAAAAGAAAGGAAATACAACATGCTAAATGA
- a CDS encoding 6-carboxytetrahydropterin synthase, with amino-acid sequence MMHITRRETFNAAHRLFLPELNDAENMEIFGKCSNPNWHGHNYVLYVTVKGAIDPKTGFVVNLKTLSQLIRKQVIEHLDHKNVNLDVAFMKGIMPSTENLAKAIWNQLEHGIAELGCRLHCIRLHETENNFVEYFGV; translated from the coding sequence ATGATGCACATCACCCGCAGGGAGACGTTCAATGCGGCTCACCGGCTTTTTCTTCCGGAACTGAATGATGCCGAGAACATGGAGATCTTCGGCAAGTGTTCCAATCCCAATTGGCACGGGCACAACTACGTGTTATACGTGACGGTAAAAGGTGCCATCGACCCGAAAACCGGCTTCGTGGTGAACCTGAAAACTTTGAGTCAGCTGATCCGAAAGCAGGTCATTGAACATTTGGACCACAAAAATGTTAACCTGGATGTGGCTTTCATGAAAGGCATCATGCCATCCACGGAAAATCTGGCGAAGGCCATATGGAATCAGCTGGAACATGGCATTGCGGAACTCGGGTGCCGGTTGCACTGCATCCGTCTGCATGAGACAGAAAATAACTTTGTTGAATACTTTGGAGTGTAA